The Bacillus carboniphilus genome contains a region encoding:
- the gerE gene encoding spore germination transcription factor GerE → MKEKEYSHKPLLTKREREVFELLVQDKTTKEIASELFISEKTVRNHISNAMQKLGVKGRSQAVVELLRMGELKL, encoded by the coding sequence TTGAAGGAGAAGGAATACAGTCATAAGCCGTTACTAACAAAAAGAGAAAGAGAAGTGTTCGAACTGTTAGTGCAAGATAAAACTACTAAAGAAATTGCTAGTGAGCTTTTTATTAGTGAAAAAACGGTTCGGAACCATATTTCTAATGCCATGCAGAAGCTCGGTGTCAAGGGGCGGTCACAAGCAGTTGTGGAGCTATTACGCATGGGAGAATTAAAGTTATAA
- a CDS encoding thioesterase family protein, whose translation MKNIPYVGNFEEWKKGFSFYQTIKVRFSETDLYGHLNNTVPFTYFEEARIEFFKQLGFMKSWLDVKSGKIPVVADLQCDFIKQVYFDERIKLFVKINHIGSSSLDIHYLALNNAEQPVFIGRGAIVQISKETGKSVPWTDEEKKEWSRCVNLEVG comes from the coding sequence ATGAAAAACATTCCCTATGTAGGTAACTTTGAAGAATGGAAGAAAGGTTTTTCATTTTATCAAACCATAAAAGTTCGTTTTTCTGAAACAGATTTATATGGACATTTAAACAATACAGTCCCTTTTACATACTTTGAAGAAGCAAGGATTGAATTTTTTAAACAACTAGGATTTATGAAAAGCTGGTTGGATGTGAAAAGTGGGAAAATACCTGTTGTAGCCGATCTACAGTGTGATTTTATCAAACAAGTTTACTTCGATGAGCGGATCAAGCTGTTTGTGAAGATAAATCATATAGGATCGTCGTCGCTTGATATTCATTATTTAGCTTTAAATAATGCGGAGCAGCCAGTTTTCATCGGGAGAGGAGCTATTGTTCAAATTTCAAAAGAAACAGGAAAAAGTGTTCCTTGGACAGATGAGGAAAAGAAGGAATGGAGCCGTTGTGTAAATTTGGAAGTAGGGTAA
- a CDS encoding GerMN domain-containing protein: protein MSKFGKKSITTAVIATSVMLAGCGWLGDDEKASIDPPVVDVTMVDDESKLDGFDQDQTAAESLNTQVLYLIDENGYVVPQTLALPLPDDLAVAKQALEYIVQGGPGTHLIPDGFRAVLPEGTEFELDIQDDGTAVVDFNDEFTSYHQEDEMRVLQSVTWTLTEFDSISQVKFRINGHDQNVMPVNQTPIGETASRNDGINLDTKGIVDITNSRPVTVYFIHQEGNSKYYVPVTKRVSNSVDNNIEAVVQALVEGPSITSGLLPSLNPNVALLDLPSIEEGQVTLNFNESITESFNKMMITEDTLNSLVLSITEQPGIESVSILVNGQTEAVTEDGETLAEPVTRPEEVNTGSF from the coding sequence ATGTCTAAGTTCGGAAAAAAATCAATAACGACAGCTGTTATAGCCACTTCGGTCATGTTGGCAGGTTGCGGTTGGCTTGGGGATGATGAAAAAGCTAGTATAGATCCACCGGTTGTTGATGTCACAATGGTAGATGATGAATCAAAATTAGATGGATTTGATCAGGATCAAACAGCTGCTGAATCATTGAATACCCAAGTACTCTATTTAATCGATGAAAATGGGTATGTAGTGCCGCAAACGCTAGCACTTCCTCTGCCAGACGATTTAGCGGTTGCGAAACAAGCTTTAGAGTATATCGTACAGGGGGGGCCAGGAACACATCTTATTCCAGATGGATTTAGAGCTGTTCTTCCAGAAGGAACAGAATTTGAATTAGATATTCAAGATGATGGAACGGCTGTGGTTGATTTTAATGATGAATTTACATCATACCACCAAGAGGATGAAATGAGAGTTCTACAGTCCGTTACATGGACACTGACCGAGTTTGATTCAATTAGTCAAGTTAAGTTCCGTATTAACGGTCATGATCAAAACGTGATGCCTGTTAATCAAACACCAATTGGTGAAACAGCATCAAGAAATGATGGCATTAACTTAGATACAAAAGGGATTGTAGATATTACGAATTCACGTCCGGTTACTGTCTACTTTATCCATCAAGAAGGGAATAGTAAATATTATGTACCTGTAACAAAGCGTGTCAGCAACTCTGTTGATAATAATATTGAGGCTGTTGTTCAAGCGCTTGTTGAGGGGCCATCGATTACAAGTGGACTTCTTCCAAGTCTTAATCCAAATGTAGCATTATTAGATCTGCCGTCTATTGAAGAGGGACAAGTGACTCTTAACTTCAATGAATCTATTACTGAAAGTTTTAATAAGATGATGATCACAGAAGATACCTTAAACTCTCTGGTACTATCGATTACTGAGCAACCAGGTATTGAAAGTGTATCTATTCTAGTTAATGGTCAGACGGAAGCTGTAACAGAAGACGGTGAAACGCTAGCTGAACCAGTAACTCGCCCAGAAGAAGTAAACACAGGTAGTTTTTAA
- a CDS encoding MarR family transcriptional regulator — MEKDIRKVDPAIVASIEKELRYIAGITKQKGREILSNYTITPPQFVALQWLFEFGDMTIGELSNKMYLAFSTTTDLVDRMEKNKLVVRVKDPNDRRVVRIHLLEEGERIIDEVIQKRQLYLEDLMENFSDEEITRLNNSLIKLHHEMKAE, encoded by the coding sequence ATGGAAAAAGATATTCGTAAAGTAGATCCAGCCATTGTAGCATCCATCGAAAAAGAGTTACGATATATAGCCGGAATTACCAAGCAAAAAGGACGAGAAATTTTAAGTAATTACACAATCACTCCCCCTCAATTTGTTGCACTTCAATGGTTATTTGAATTTGGGGATATGACAATTGGAGAACTATCAAATAAAATGTATTTGGCTTTTAGCACAACAACAGATCTTGTAGATCGTATGGAAAAAAATAAATTAGTGGTACGTGTAAAAGACCCGAATGACCGTCGCGTTGTACGCATACATCTACTTGAAGAAGGCGAAAGAATTATTGATGAAGTTATCCAAAAACGTCAACTATATTTAGAAGATTTAATGGAAAACTTCAGTGATGAAGAAATTACTCGATTAAATAATAGTTTAATTAAACTACACCACGAAATGAAAGCAGAATGA
- a CDS encoding YslB family protein, whose product MKQKEYIDKLSEQVIPASSVVVIRDWLIPEILSNHSDTVMYWSGKKLARSFPCESIQEVMDFFEKVGFGTLTVLSTKKHEMEFQLSGEIVASRFDLQSSPSFYLEAGFLSQQIQAQKQVVCESIFTTKRKAKVANFTVQWDQKDLVVNE is encoded by the coding sequence ATGAAACAAAAGGAATACATTGATAAACTCTCCGAACAAGTTATTCCCGCCTCCAGCGTGGTTGTGATAAGGGATTGGCTTATCCCTGAAATTTTAAGTAATCATTCTGATACTGTTATGTATTGGTCTGGAAAAAAGCTTGCTAGGTCTTTTCCTTGTGAATCTATTCAAGAAGTAATGGACTTTTTTGAAAAAGTAGGATTTGGAACATTAACCGTATTATCTACTAAGAAACATGAAATGGAATTCCAACTAAGTGGTGAAATCGTAGCATCCCGTTTTGACCTACAATCATCCCCCTCGTTTTACTTAGAAGCTGGTTTCCTATCTCAACAAATTCAAGCTCAAAAACAAGTTGTTTGTGAATCTATTTTTACCACTAAGAGAAAGGCTAAGGTAGCCAATTTCACTGTTCAGTGGGATCAAAAGGACTTGGTTGTAAACGAATAA
- a CDS encoding succinate dehydrogenase cytochrome b558 subunit — MAQNREFLNRRLHSLLGVIPVGLFLVQHLVVNQFATRGEDAFNKAAHFMESLPFRYALEIFVIFLPLLFHAIYGIYIAFTAKNNVSKYGFFRNWMFMLQRVSGIITLIFVVWHVWETRVQVAFGAEVNFSMMENILSNPIMFWFYVVGVVSTIFHFANGLWSFCVSWGLTVTPRSQLIATYVTIAIFIALSYVGISTLFAFI; from the coding sequence ATGGCACAAAATCGCGAGTTCTTAAATCGCAGATTACACTCACTACTTGGTGTAATTCCAGTAGGTTTGTTTCTAGTCCAACATTTGGTTGTCAATCAATTTGCAACGCGAGGGGAAGATGCGTTTAACAAAGCAGCCCATTTTATGGAAAGCTTACCATTTAGATACGCACTTGAAATCTTTGTGATTTTTCTTCCATTATTATTCCACGCTATTTACGGAATCTATATCGCTTTCACAGCCAAAAACAATGTAAGTAAATATGGATTTTTCCGTAACTGGATGTTCATGCTTCAACGTGTTTCTGGAATTATAACTTTAATTTTCGTAGTGTGGCATGTCTGGGAAACACGCGTACAAGTTGCTTTCGGAGCAGAAGTTAACTTTTCTATGATGGAAAATATTCTATCGAATCCAATTATGTTCTGGTTCTATGTTGTTGGTGTTGTATCAACGATCTTCCACTTTGCAAACGGCCTTTGGTCATTCTGCGTAAGCTGGGGACTAACTGTAACACCTCGTTCACAACTAATTGCAACTTATGTTACGATTGCGATCTTTATTGCACTTTCCTATGTAGGTATTAGTACTTTATTCGCGTTTATTTAA
- the sdhA gene encoding succinate dehydrogenase flavoprotein subunit — protein MSNGKVIVVGGGLAGLMATIKIAETGTPVDLFSLVPVKRSHSVCAQGGINGAVNTKGEGDSPYIHFDDTIYGGDFLANQTPVKAMCEAAPGIIHLFDRMGVMFNRTPEGLLDFRRFGGTQHHRTAYAGATTGQQLLYALDEQVRRHEVAGLVTKYEGWEFLGTVLDDEGRARGIVAQDLKSMDIKSFAADAVIMATGGPGIIFGKSTNSIINTGSAASIVYQQGAYYANGEFIQIHPTAIPGDDKLRLMSESARGEGGRVWTYKDGKPWYFLEEKYPAYGNLVPRDIATREIFSVCVDDKLGINGENMVYLDLSHKDAKELDIKLGGIIEIYEKFMGDDPRKVPMKIFPAVHYSMGGLWVDYDQQTNIPGLFAAGEVDYSQHGANRLGANSLLSAIYGGMVAGPKAVEYIKGLETSTDGLSSSVFENAVKQEEEKWNNIMSMDGNENAYVLHKELGEWMTDNVTVVRYNDKLLKTDEKLQELLERYQNINIHDTARWSNQGASFTRQLQNMLQLARVITIGAYNRNESRGAHYKPEFPDRNDDEFLKTTMAKFAGASEAPQFHYEEVDVSHIKPRVRDYSKKKEGK, from the coding sequence ATGAGTAACGGTAAAGTTATTGTTGTCGGTGGTGGTCTTGCCGGACTAATGGCAACAATTAAAATAGCAGAAACTGGCACACCCGTAGATCTATTCTCTCTTGTTCCCGTAAAACGCTCTCACTCTGTTTGTGCACAAGGTGGAATTAACGGAGCTGTTAATACAAAAGGGGAAGGCGATTCTCCTTATATACATTTTGATGACACAATTTATGGTGGGGACTTTTTAGCCAACCAAACACCTGTAAAAGCAATGTGTGAAGCTGCACCAGGAATTATTCACTTGTTTGACCGTATGGGTGTAATGTTTAACAGAACTCCAGAGGGTCTACTAGACTTCCGTCGTTTTGGTGGTACTCAACATCACCGTACAGCATATGCGGGTGCAACAACAGGACAGCAGTTGCTATATGCATTAGATGAACAAGTACGTCGTCATGAAGTAGCGGGTCTAGTTACAAAATATGAAGGTTGGGAATTCCTAGGAACGGTTCTTGATGATGAAGGACGTGCACGAGGAATTGTTGCCCAAGACCTTAAATCCATGGATATTAAATCATTTGCTGCTGATGCTGTCATTATGGCAACTGGTGGTCCTGGTATTATCTTTGGTAAATCAACCAACTCTATTATTAACACTGGTTCAGCAGCTTCTATTGTCTACCAACAAGGTGCATATTATGCAAACGGTGAGTTCATTCAAATTCACCCAACAGCAATCCCTGGTGACGATAAACTTCGCCTAATGAGTGAATCTGCTCGTGGTGAAGGTGGACGTGTATGGACGTATAAGGATGGTAAGCCATGGTACTTCCTAGAAGAAAAGTATCCTGCTTATGGAAACCTAGTACCACGTGATATCGCTACACGTGAAATCTTCTCTGTGTGTGTAGATGACAAGCTAGGTATTAACGGTGAAAACATGGTTTATCTAGATCTTTCTCATAAAGATGCGAAAGAATTAGATATTAAACTAGGTGGTATCATTGAAATCTATGAAAAATTCATGGGTGATGATCCACGTAAAGTTCCTATGAAAATCTTCCCTGCTGTTCACTATTCAATGGGTGGACTTTGGGTTGATTATGACCAACAAACAAATATTCCTGGTCTATTTGCGGCTGGTGAGGTTGATTACTCTCAGCACGGTGCAAACCGTCTTGGTGCGAACTCATTACTATCAGCAATCTATGGTGGTATGGTTGCAGGACCAAAAGCTGTGGAATACATCAAAGGTCTTGAAACTTCTACTGACGGACTTTCTTCTTCTGTTTTCGAAAATGCTGTTAAGCAAGAAGAAGAAAAATGGAATAATATTATGTCCATGGACGGAAATGAAAACGCATATGTACTTCACAAAGAGCTTGGTGAATGGATGACTGATAACGTAACAGTGGTACGTTACAATGATAAACTTCTAAAAACAGATGAAAAACTACAAGAGCTTTTAGAAAGATATCAAAATATCAACATACATGATACAGCTCGTTGGAGTAACCAAGGTGCTTCATTTACTCGTCAATTACAAAACATGTTGCAACTTGCACGTGTTATTACAATTGGTGCATATAACCGTAATGAAAGCCGTGGGGCACACTACAAGCCTGAATTCCCAGATCGTAATGATGATGAATTCTTAAAGACAACAATGGCTAAATTTGCTGGTGCAAGTGAAGCTCCACAATTCCATTATGAGGAAGTAGATGTTTCTCATATCAAGCCACGTGTACGTGACTATTCGAAAAAGAAAGAGGGGAAATAA
- a CDS encoding aspartate kinase produces MGIIVQKFGGTSVATTERIQNVRNRVMEEVQNGKQVVVVVSAMGKTTDHLVSLAKELSTNPSKREMDMLLTTGEQVTISLLSMALQEAGQPAVSLTGWQAGIQTEKVFSNARIIDIQTDRIQKLLESNQVVIVAGFQGVSEDGEITTLGRGGSDTTAVALAAALGAERCDIYTDVTGVFTSDPRFVKEARKLESISYDEMLELAHLGAGVLHPRAVEFAKNYQMPLEVRSSMEPERGTRLEEEVQLEKGLVVRGVAFEGDVTRITLFGLPKSQAKLSKVFSRLAENHINIDIIIQALTGESKSNLSFSIMDQDIEHTLSVLEQFKDEFEYDKVESETGLAKVSIVGSGMVSNPGVAAKMFEVLEAADATIKMVSTSEIKVSAVIEQEKMLSSARALHEAFDLQEKSASLVK; encoded by the coding sequence ATGGGGATTATTGTACAAAAATTTGGAGGTACTTCAGTTGCTACCACTGAGCGGATTCAAAATGTTAGAAACCGGGTCATGGAAGAAGTACAAAATGGTAAGCAGGTTGTAGTAGTTGTATCCGCTATGGGAAAAACAACCGATCATTTAGTTTCACTTGCAAAAGAATTATCCACTAATCCTTCTAAAAGGGAAATGGATATGCTACTTACGACAGGTGAACAAGTGACAATCTCACTTCTTTCGATGGCTTTACAAGAAGCGGGACAACCTGCTGTATCACTAACTGGTTGGCAAGCAGGGATTCAAACAGAAAAGGTATTTTCAAATGCGAGAATCATTGATATTCAAACGGATAGAATACAGAAATTACTAGAAAGTAATCAAGTGGTGATCGTTGCAGGATTCCAAGGTGTATCAGAAGACGGAGAAATTACGACCCTTGGTAGAGGCGGATCTGACACAACAGCCGTAGCATTGGCTGCAGCACTAGGTGCGGAGCGCTGTGATATTTATACAGATGTAACAGGTGTGTTTACATCTGATCCTAGATTTGTAAAGGAAGCTCGTAAGCTAGAGAGTATTTCTTATGATGAGATGCTAGAACTAGCACACCTAGGAGCTGGTGTTTTACACCCTAGAGCTGTTGAGTTTGCTAAAAATTATCAAATGCCATTAGAAGTTCGTTCTAGTATGGAACCTGAAAGAGGTACAAGATTAGAGGAGGAAGTCCAATTGGAAAAAGGTTTAGTAGTACGTGGAGTAGCTTTTGAAGGAGATGTAACGAGAATCACATTATTCGGTTTACCAAAATCTCAAGCTAAGCTATCCAAGGTATTTTCAAGACTTGCAGAAAACCACATTAACATAGATATCATTATTCAAGCCCTAACCGGTGAAAGTAAGAGTAATCTTTCTTTTTCCATCATGGACCAGGATATTGAGCATACTTTATCTGTTCTTGAACAATTCAAAGATGAATTTGAGTATGATAAAGTAGAATCCGAAACAGGCTTAGCTAAGGTTTCAATTGTAGGTTCTGGAATGGTTTCTAACCCAGGTGTTGCTGCTAAAATGTTTGAGGTTTTAGAGGCGGCTGATGCTACCATTAAAATGGTAAGTACTTCAGAAATTAAGGTCTCTGCTGTTATTGAACAAGAGAAAATGCTAAGTTCAGCCAGAGCTCTTCATGAAGCATTTGATCTTCAGGAAAAAAGTGCTTCATTGGTTAAGTAA
- the racE gene encoding glutamate racemase: protein MGQPIGIMDSGVGGLTVVKEVMRQLPNEEVIYIGDTARCPYGPRPVDEVRAYTWQMTRFLLEKNVKMLVIACNTATAVTLTEIRSALKIPVLGVIHPGARSAIKHTRTGKIGVIGTEGTIKSEAYKKALKSINQLVDVQGLACPRFVPLVESGEFRGPFAERIVEQELATFKNAYIDTLILGCTHYPLLEETISQYLGPEVQIISSGEETAREMSTILFFQDLLNSSSFEPNHQFFTTGSSKLFSQIASQWLELDSIQTESISLERY from the coding sequence TTGGGTCAACCAATCGGCATTATGGATTCTGGAGTTGGGGGACTAACTGTTGTAAAAGAAGTCATGCGCCAGCTTCCAAATGAAGAAGTGATATACATAGGCGATACGGCAAGATGTCCATATGGGCCTAGACCTGTGGATGAAGTCCGTGCCTACACTTGGCAAATGACTAGATTTTTACTCGAGAAGAATGTAAAGATGCTAGTCATAGCGTGTAATACTGCAACTGCAGTTACGTTAACTGAGATTCGTTCTGCACTAAAAATACCTGTGCTAGGCGTTATTCACCCAGGAGCAAGATCGGCCATCAAACACACAAGGACGGGTAAAATTGGTGTCATCGGTACGGAAGGTACCATTAAAAGTGAAGCATATAAAAAAGCACTGAAGTCCATAAATCAGCTAGTGGATGTACAAGGTCTTGCTTGCCCACGATTTGTTCCTTTGGTTGAAAGTGGGGAGTTTAGAGGACCTTTTGCTGAACGGATTGTGGAGCAGGAGCTTGCTACTTTTAAAAATGCTTATATCGATACATTGATATTGGGATGCACGCATTACCCATTATTGGAAGAAACCATTTCTCAGTATTTGGGACCTGAGGTTCAAATTATTAGTTCAGGAGAAGAAACTGCTCGAGAAATGAGTACAATTCTATTTTTTCAGGACTTATTAAATTCATCATCCTTTGAACCCAATCATCAATTTTTTACAACGGGTTCATCAAAACTTTTTTCTCAAATAGCAAGTCAATGGCTTGAGCTTGATTCCATTCAAACGGAAAGTATATCTCTTGAACGTTACTAA
- the sdhB gene encoding succinate dehydrogenase iron-sulfur subunit encodes MTTETKTKTVRFIITRQDNPNAAPYQEEFELDYRPNMNVISALMEIRRNPVTADGKMTSPITWDMNCLEEVCGACSMVINGKPRQSCSALVDQLEQPIRLEPMRTFPVIRDLQVDRSRMFDSLKKVKAWIPIDGTYDLGPGPRMPERKRQWAYELSKCMTCGVCLEACPNVNSNSNFIGPAPLSQVRLFNAHPTGAMNKAERLEELMGDGGLANCGNSQNCVQSCPKGIPLTTSIAALNRDTTVQMFRNFFGSDQV; translated from the coding sequence ATGACTACTGAGACTAAAACTAAAACAGTCCGTTTTATTATTACTCGTCAAGATAATCCAAATGCCGCCCCTTATCAAGAAGAATTCGAACTAGATTATCGTCCAAATATGAACGTAATTTCGGCATTGATGGAGATTAGACGTAACCCTGTAACAGCTGATGGGAAAATGACTTCTCCTATCACTTGGGATATGAACTGTCTTGAAGAAGTCTGTGGTGCTTGTTCAATGGTTATCAATGGAAAGCCGCGTCAATCTTGTTCGGCTCTTGTTGACCAATTAGAACAACCGATTCGTCTTGAACCAATGAGAACATTCCCGGTTATCCGTGACCTCCAAGTTGACAGAAGCCGTATGTTTGACTCATTGAAAAAGGTTAAAGCGTGGATTCCTATCGACGGAACGTATGATTTAGGACCTGGTCCTCGTATGCCAGAAAGAAAGCGTCAATGGGCATATGAACTTTCTAAGTGTATGACGTGTGGTGTTTGTCTTGAGGCATGTCCAAATGTAAACAGCAATTCTAACTTCATTGGACCTGCTCCATTATCTCAAGTACGCCTATTCAATGCGCATCCAACTGGTGCCATGAACAAAGCTGAAAGATTAGAGGAACTTATGGGAGACGGTGGACTTGCGAACTGCGGTAACTCACAAAACTGTGTTCAATCTTGTCCAAAAGGTATTCCTTTGACAACTTCTATCGCAGCTCTTAACCGTGATACTACGGTTCAAATGTTCCGTAATTTCTTCGGTAGTGATCAAGTTTAA